One window of Chryseobacterium indologenes genomic DNA carries:
- a CDS encoding glycosyl hydrolase, producing the protein MNIQSIVKAGIFCFAFGNLPAQNPWPKTTETAKPWTRWWWMGNAVSEKGLDKELTTLNKAGFGGIEIVPIYGAKGFENQYINYLSPEWMKMLQFTTGKAKSLNMGVDMAVGTGWPIGGSQVDKEDAATKMIVQTYTISSGEKFSEQIILNDEKQKNLETIKLDIVTAYNEKNEAVVLTDKIANDGSLNWKPDSGKWTIYAVFTGKTLQKVKRAAPGGEGYTLDHFSPDATKDYLKTFDKAFGNSNYGIRSFFNDSYEVYNADWTPDFKSEFKKRRGYDLSPYIKYLVSNEENEMTGRIKSDYRETLSELILSNFTKDFTNWAHSKNSKNTNQAHGSPGNLLDLYAAVDIPESETFGSTVFDIPGLRRERTDVQKSDQPDINMLKFASSAANVRGKQLISNETFTWLTEHFKTSWSQAKPEVEQVFLSGINHVFYHGTTYTPADVPFPGWLFYASVNFVPENSLWPHLMGLNSYVARTQSVLQSGKSDNELLIYWPIYDQWANPNGKDIAFKVHNVEKWLQPTPMYKNLTKLSKMGYALDMISDKMIGESKSENQKIQTAKEGSSYRVLIIPELTYLPETTIHYILKLAQNGASVIFQNEPKDIPGNFEVEKRRAELKSLWAQIKFQDHGENIKTASFGKGKIVLSSDIEKGLEYLKIQKEQLTETGLRFVRRQFDGGKYYFIVNHTAKDINQFIPLNYTGKQAVIMNPENGDFGVAEIQNNSVRIQLKSGQSLFFKNSESVDHSIAKWNYIEKIDSPISLNQAWQLTFKEGGPERPKSRILKNPEPWTNFSEDSATQSFSGTGVYTTTLVLKNKKADDYLLKFDKLYESAKVIVNGQEAGIVWSIPFEINIGKYLKKGKNTIQIEVCNLMANRIRYMDQNKIQWRNYHEINFVNIDYKAFDASGWKIQPSGLDGQIQLFPLYFSK; encoded by the coding sequence ATGAATATTCAATCTATAGTAAAGGCAGGCATATTTTGTTTTGCGTTTGGGAATCTTCCTGCACAAAATCCGTGGCCAAAAACCACTGAAACGGCAAAGCCGTGGACACGATGGTGGTGGATGGGAAATGCTGTCAGCGAAAAAGGATTGGATAAAGAATTGACAACACTTAATAAAGCAGGTTTCGGTGGCATAGAAATCGTTCCCATTTACGGAGCAAAAGGTTTTGAAAATCAGTACATCAATTATCTTTCTCCGGAGTGGATGAAAATGCTTCAATTCACTACAGGCAAAGCAAAAAGTTTGAACATGGGAGTTGATATGGCTGTAGGAACAGGCTGGCCAATCGGTGGTTCGCAGGTTGACAAAGAAGATGCCGCTACAAAAATGATTGTTCAGACATACACAATTTCATCAGGCGAAAAATTTTCAGAGCAAATCATTCTGAATGATGAAAAACAGAAGAATTTAGAAACAATAAAATTAGATATTGTAACGGCTTACAATGAGAAAAATGAAGCAGTTGTTTTAACTGATAAAATAGCAAATGACGGCTCTCTCAACTGGAAGCCGGATTCCGGGAAATGGACGATTTATGCTGTTTTTACAGGCAAAACTTTACAAAAAGTAAAACGTGCAGCTCCAGGTGGTGAAGGGTATACACTAGATCATTTTTCACCTGATGCAACGAAAGATTATCTTAAAACTTTCGATAAAGCTTTTGGAAACTCAAACTATGGAATCCGTTCTTTTTTCAATGACAGTTATGAGGTTTATAATGCTGACTGGACCCCTGATTTTAAAAGTGAATTTAAAAAAAGGAGAGGATATGATTTGAGTCCATACATTAAATATCTTGTCAGTAACGAAGAAAACGAGATGACGGGTAGAATTAAGTCAGATTACAGGGAAACCCTGAGCGAATTGATTTTGAGCAATTTTACTAAGGATTTTACAAACTGGGCTCATTCCAAAAATTCCAAAAATACCAACCAGGCCCACGGATCGCCAGGAAATTTACTGGACTTGTATGCTGCAGTCGATATTCCGGAGTCTGAGACTTTTGGAAGTACGGTTTTTGATATTCCGGGGCTGAGAAGAGAGCGTACAGATGTGCAAAAATCTGATCAACCGGATATTAATATGCTGAAATTTGCTTCATCGGCTGCCAATGTTAGAGGTAAACAATTAATTTCAAATGAAACTTTTACATGGCTTACAGAGCATTTTAAAACCTCCTGGTCGCAAGCAAAACCCGAAGTGGAGCAGGTTTTTCTATCTGGAATCAATCACGTTTTTTATCATGGTACAACATATACACCGGCCGATGTTCCTTTTCCGGGATGGCTTTTTTACGCTTCGGTTAATTTTGTTCCGGAAAACAGTTTGTGGCCACATTTAATGGGATTAAATTCTTATGTTGCCCGTACTCAAAGTGTTTTGCAGAGCGGGAAATCTGATAATGAACTGTTGATATACTGGCCAATTTATGACCAATGGGCTAATCCGAATGGAAAAGATATCGCGTTTAAAGTTCATAACGTGGAAAAATGGCTGCAGCCAACTCCAATGTATAAGAATTTAACGAAGCTAAGCAAAATGGGCTATGCTCTTGATATGATTTCTGACAAGATGATTGGCGAATCCAAATCGGAAAACCAGAAAATTCAGACTGCAAAAGAAGGATCTTCTTACCGGGTTTTAATTATTCCTGAATTAACTTATTTGCCGGAAACTACGATACATTATATTCTCAAATTAGCTCAAAATGGCGCTTCGGTTATTTTTCAAAATGAGCCAAAAGATATTCCCGGAAATTTTGAAGTTGAAAAAAGAAGAGCAGAACTGAAATCATTGTGGGCTCAGATCAAGTTTCAGGATCACGGAGAAAATATAAAAACTGCGAGTTTCGGAAAAGGAAAAATTGTGTTAAGTTCTGATATTGAAAAAGGCTTGGAATATTTAAAAATACAAAAAGAACAATTAACGGAAACCGGATTGAGGTTTGTGAGGAGACAGTTTGACGGTGGAAAATACTATTTCATTGTTAATCATACTGCAAAGGACATTAATCAGTTTATTCCTTTAAACTATACAGGAAAGCAAGCCGTGATCATGAATCCGGAAAACGGAGATTTCGGAGTTGCGGAAATACAAAACAATTCTGTAAGAATTCAACTGAAATCCGGACAATCTTTATTTTTTAAAAATAGTGAATCTGTTGATCATTCCATTGCAAAATGGAATTATATTGAAAAAATAGATTCCCCTATCAGTTTAAATCAAGCATGGCAGCTGACTTTCAAAGAAGGCGGTCCCGAACGTCCAAAATCAAGGATTCTAAAAAATCCGGAACCCTGGACGAACTTTTCAGAAGATTCTGCAACACAGAGCTTTTCAGGAACCGGTGTTTATACAACAACATTAGTTTTGAAGAATAAAAAAGCAGACGATTATCTTTTAAAATTCGATAAACTATATGAAAGTGCAAAAGTAATTGTTAACGGTCAGGAAGCTGGGATTGTCTGGAGTATTCCTTTTGAAATCAACATTGGGAAATATCTGAAAAAAGGGAAAAATACCATTCAGATTGAAGTCTGCAATTTGATGGCAAATAGAATCCGTTACATGGATCAGAATAAAATTCAATGGCGTAATTATCATGAAATTAATTTTGTAAATATTGATTATAAAGCTTTTGATGCCTCTGGATGGAAAATTCAGCCTTCCGGATTGGATGGACAAATTCAGTTATTTCCATTATATTTTTCAAAATAG